TACGTGCGCTCGACGGCGTCTCATTTCAAATTGAGCCGGGAGAGCTGGTGGGTTATGTCGGGCCGAATGGGGCAGGCAAATCGACCACAGTCAAAGTAATCTCCGGCATACTCGTGCCGGACTCAGGCAGGTGCGAAATACTCGGCAGGGTGCCCTGGAAGCAGCGCGTGGCGCACGTGCGCGACATAGGTGTCGTATTCGGACAGCGCACACAGCTTTGGTGGGATCTGCCTGTGATCGAGTCTTTCGATCTGCTCAAAGAAATCTACCGAGTCCCTGATAAAGCTTATTTGCAGACAAGAAATGAACTCATTGAGATACTCGGCTTGAGCGCGCTTATAGACACCCCCGTGAGGCAGCTCAGTTTGGGGCAGAGAATGAGATGCGATCTTGCCGCCGCGCTGATCCACTCGCCGTCTATCCTGTTTTTGGACGAGCCTACCATCGGACTGGACGCGGTCTCAAAACTGGCCGTTAGAGATTTTATCAAGCAGATAAACCGAACTAAGGGCACGACTGTTATCCTCACCACTCATGACATGGACGACATAGAGGCGCTGTGCAGCAGGATAATGGTAATCGGCAGCGGGCGTATCCTCTCTGACGGCACGCTCGATGAACTGCGCGCAAGTGTCAGCACTGAGCGCAGGCTTATAGTGGACCTTGTAGATGAAAAGAGCGAGATTAGCGACCCTGACGCCGAAGTAGTCAGCCGTGAAGGCAGCCGGGTCCATATGCGGTTTTATCCTGATCGAATCCCGCCTGCGGAGCTTATATACAGGATCGCAGGCAAGCATGCCGTGCAGGACTTGTTTATAGAAAACCCGCCGATTGAAGAGATAATTGCGCGGCTCTACAGGAAGATAAGCCGATGAGGGCATACTGGGCGATAATAAGCGCGAGGTTTCGCACGCTGCTGCAGTATCGCGCGGCTGCGGTCGCAGGGTTCGGGACTCAGCTTTTTTGGGGACTGATCCGGGTGATGATATTTGCTGCGTTTTACCGTTCTACAAAGTCGAGCCAGCCGATGACATTCCCGGAGGTGGTGACATACATCTGGCTGGGCCAGGCGCTGTTTGCCATGCTGCCATGGAGCATGGACGGTGACATCCGGGCAATGATGCGCACAGGGACAGTGGCTTATGAACTGCTTCGCCCTATGGACCTCTACTGGACATGGTATTGCCGGGCGATAGCGATGCGTATTGCCCCCACCCTGCTCCGAGCCATTCCGCTGGTGATTATCGCAATGCCGTTCCTTGGAATGAAACTGCCGGCATCGGTCGGGTCGGGAATTGCATGGGCCGCTGCGACTGTCGGGGCGCTGGCTGTCGGATGCGCGATTACCAATCTAGTATCGGTCTCGCTCTTTTGGACGATCTCGGGTGAGGGTGTGAGCCGTTTGATCCCGGTAGCCGTGTGGGTGTTTTCGGGCGCGATAATCCCGCTGCCGCTGCTGCCCGGATGGGCTCAAAGCGTGCTTTATGCGCTGCCGTTCAGAGACCTGGTCGATACACCTTTCAGGCTCTACCTGGGACACATCCCCGCATGCGATATATGGTATGTGCTGGCGCGCCAAGCCGTCTGGACGGTTGCAATGGTAACTCTGGGGCGATGGGTTATGGCTCGCGGCACTCGTATGCTGGTGGTGCAGGGGGGCTGATATGACCGGCACAATTGGACTTTATATTAAATATGTGGCTATTGCGATACGCGCCCAGATGCAGTATCGATTGTCATTTGTTATGAGCGCTATCGGGAACCTCTTGGGCACTGCAATGGAGTTCCTGATGATGTGGGCTCTGTTTGACAGGTTCAAAACCCTAAACGGCTGGAGCTTGCCTGAGGCGGCTGTAATATACGGGATAGTCCATGTAGCGTTTGCTATAGGCGAGACAATTCCGCGGGGATTCGATGTATTCCCTGGGATGATTAAATCGGGTGACTTCGACCGCATCTTGCTCCGTCCACGAAACACTGTGCTTCAAATACTAGGCCAGGAAATTCAATTTAGCAAAGTAGGACGTCTTGCGCAGGGTCTGTGTGTACTCCTCTGGGGCGCAAGCGCTCTGCATATTATCTGGACACCTGCGAAGATTGCACTGACAATTGGCGCTATTATCGGCGGGGTATGCTTCTTCTTTGGACTCTTCGTGCTGCAGGCTACCATGGCATTCTGGACCATAGACAGCCTGGAGATTATAAATACTCTAACAGACGGCGGGGTAGAGACTGCTCAGTTTCCTATCTCCATCTACAGACCATGGTTCAGACGGTTTTTCACTTTTGTGGTGCCGCTGGCATTCGTTAACTACTTTCCCTCACTTGCCATATTGGACCGGCCAGAAAATGCGACGCTGCCCGCCCTGCTGTCATGGATTGCTCCAGGAGTCGGGGTAGCTTTCTTGATTGTATGTCTGCAAGCCTGGAAGATAGGGGTCAGGCATTACTGCTCCACAGGCAGCTAAAATAAAGGGCGCGACCAGTCCGATCGCGCCCATTCTCATATTCGCTATATCTATCAATCCAAGGAAGCCTTACTTGGCAACCGGCGTTTTGCCGGTAGTCGGATTGAGCTTTTCTTCCAGGCTCTTAGTGGCTTCCTTCTTGATATTATCTACTATGCCCTTGTATCTCTCGGCATTGACTACGATATCCGATTCCTTGGTGAACTTCTGCAGGTCCTCGCGGAATGTGCCGGTCTGCGAACCCTTGGCAACGGCTATCTGCTCGCGGATCATGTCCTTTACGTCATTGTATTTCTGAATACGCTGCGGTCGTTTGCGCTCGGCCCTAAGAATAACCCACTTGTTGTCATCCTTAAATGGCTTCGTAGTTTTTCCTATATCCAGCGAGAAAGCATATTTACGCACCTGTGTACCGAACATGGTATCATCTCTGCTAACCCAACCTAACTTGCCCTGGCTCTGCTTTAACACTGGAATATCGTTTGTCTGCATGGCAACTGTATTGAAATCAGTGCCGTCGGATATCATCTTGTATGCCTTATCAACTGCGTTCTTGTCGGAGCTGACTATAACGCTCATAAACACCTGAGCCGGGCGCTTGAACGGTGAGTTCTTAGCGGCAAGAGCCTGTTCATATGCCTTCTTGACATCAGCATCGGGAACCGTGACGCCTTTGGAAACAACATTCACGAGCGCCTGCTGAATCGTAAGCTGCTTCTTGAGATCGTCCATTGTCATGCCACGCTGGGCAAGGACTTTGGCAAGATCACCGCCGCTCTCTTTTTTGATCGCTGTAATCTTTTTCTCGATCTGGTCCTCAGTCGGCGCAACGCCTTCTTTCTTAGCAAGTCCCTGAACGAGCTTCTCGCCAATTATCTGTTCGATCACATACTGGCCCGCCATCTTTGTGCCCTGCTGAGTCTGGACCGGCACTTGCTCGAGTCTTGAATAGAACTCATCTTTCGAGACTTTCTCGCCGTTTACCTTCACCAGGCCCTTCCTGCCGCAGCCTGCAAGTAAAGTGGTCAATATTGCCAGCAACACTATAGCGATCAGACTAAATCTAATCTTGTGCATTAAAATGCGCTCCTCTCAGTTTAGAAGTTAATGGAACAGCGCCAGATCGCGCTGCAGATAGCCTCTCAGCCTCAGGACGGCCTGCGTATGAAGCTGATAGACCCTGGATTCCGATACCTCGAGAATTTTGCCGATCTCCTTGAATGTGAGACCTTCATAATAGTAAAGAGCTATGACCAGTTTCTCTCTATCCGGGAGTCTGTCAATACCCTC
The Armatimonadota bacterium genome window above contains:
- a CDS encoding ATP-binding cassette domain-containing protein, which translates into the protein MPQIIADNIVKTFRVAQRTSGTWGAFKGLVRRKYKTIRALDGVSFQIEPGELVGYVGPNGAGKSTTVKVISGILVPDSGRCEILGRVPWKQRVAHVRDIGVVFGQRTQLWWDLPVIESFDLLKEIYRVPDKAYLQTRNELIEILGLSALIDTPVRQLSLGQRMRCDLAAALIHSPSILFLDEPTIGLDAVSKLAVRDFIKQINRTKGTTVILTTHDMDDIEALCSRIMVIGSGRILSDGTLDELRASVSTERRLIVDLVDEKSEISDPDAEVVSREGSRVHMRFYPDRIPPAELIYRIAGKHAVQDLFIENPPIEEIIARLYRKISR
- a CDS encoding ABC-2 family transporter protein; this encodes MRAYWAIISARFRTLLQYRAAAVAGFGTQLFWGLIRVMIFAAFYRSTKSSQPMTFPEVVTYIWLGQALFAMLPWSMDGDIRAMMRTGTVAYELLRPMDLYWTWYCRAIAMRIAPTLLRAIPLVIIAMPFLGMKLPASVGSGIAWAAATVGALAVGCAITNLVSVSLFWTISGEGVSRLIPVAVWVFSGAIIPLPLLPGWAQSVLYALPFRDLVDTPFRLYLGHIPACDIWYVLARQAVWTVAMVTLGRWVMARGTRMLVVQGG
- a CDS encoding ABC-2 family transporter protein — translated: MTGTIGLYIKYVAIAIRAQMQYRLSFVMSAIGNLLGTAMEFLMMWALFDRFKTLNGWSLPEAAVIYGIVHVAFAIGETIPRGFDVFPGMIKSGDFDRILLRPRNTVLQILGQEIQFSKVGRLAQGLCVLLWGASALHIIWTPAKIALTIGAIIGGVCFFFGLFVLQATMAFWTIDSLEIINTLTDGGVETAQFPISIYRPWFRRFFTFVVPLAFVNYFPSLAILDRPENATLPALLSWIAPGVGVAFLIVCLQAWKIGVRHYCSTGS
- a CDS encoding lipoprotein, which codes for MHKIRFSLIAIVLLAILTTLLAGCGRKGLVKVNGEKVSKDEFYSRLEQVPVQTQQGTKMAGQYVIEQIIGEKLVQGLAKKEGVAPTEDQIEKKITAIKKESGGDLAKVLAQRGMTMDDLKKQLTIQQALVNVVSKGVTVPDADVKKAYEQALAAKNSPFKRPAQVFMSVIVSSDKNAVDKAYKMISDGTDFNTVAMQTNDIPVLKQSQGKLGWVSRDDTMFGTQVRKYAFSLDIGKTTKPFKDDNKWVILRAERKRPQRIQKYNDVKDMIREQIAVAKGSQTGTFREDLQKFTKESDIVVNAERYKGIVDNIKKEATKSLEEKLNPTTGKTPVAK